The following coding sequences are from one Rutidosis leptorrhynchoides isolate AG116_Rl617_1_P2 chromosome 11, CSIRO_AGI_Rlap_v1, whole genome shotgun sequence window:
- the LOC139877939 gene encoding triose phosphate/phosphate translocator, chloroplastic-like encodes MESRVLSGSTTISGIPRLIIKPSTRLTTVAVSTPARINTNGGGNVVCGRQLRPSLLNLDYISPVTAVTKRDVLKPCLAAAGDSAGDAAPTGLLAKYPFLITGFFFFMWYFLNVIFNILNKKIYNYFPYPYFVSVIHLAVGVVYCLGSWAVGLLKRAPMDSNLLKLLIPVALCHALGHVTSNVSFAAVAVSFTHTIKALEPFFNAAASQFVLGQSIPITLWLSLLPVVLGVSMASLTELSFNWLGFISAMISNISFTYRSIYSKKAMTDMDSTNLYAYISIIALFVCIPPAIILEGPQLLQHGFNDAIAKVGLTKFVTDLFWVGMFYHLYNQLATNTLERVAPLTHAVGNVLKRVFVIGFSIIVFGNKISTQTAIGTSIAIAGVAMYSVIKAKIEEEKRNLKSA; translated from the exons ATGGAGTCTCGAGTCCTGTCCGGGTCCACCACAATCTCCGGCATTCCTAGACTGATCATCAAACCATCAACCAGACTCACCACCGTCGCCGTCTCAACTCCGGCGAGAATCAACACTAACGGCGGAGGTAACGTCGTTTGCGGAAGACAACTTCGTCCGAGCTTATTAAACCTAGATTACATTTCTCCGGTAACGGCGGTTACTAAACGTGACGTGCTTAAACCGTGTCTTGCAGCTGCTGGTGATTCCGCAGG TGATGCTGCTCCTACTGGATTGTTGGCTAAGTATCCGTTTCTAATTACtggttttttcttcttcatgtg GTACTTTCTGAATGTTATATTCAACATCCTCAACAAGAAGATCTACAACTACTTCCCTTATCCCTA TTTCGTCTCGGTCATACATTTGGCTGTTGGAGTGGTTTATTGTCTTGGTAGCTGGGCTGTTGGTCTACTGAAACGGGCT CCGATGGACTCGAACCTTCTGAAGCTTCTTATTCCGGTTGCTTTATGTCATGCGCTTGGTCATGTGACCAGTAATGTGTCGTTTGCAGCTGTTGCTGTCTCATTCACCCACACAATTAAAG CTCTTGAGCCATTTTTCAATGCTGCTGCTTCTCAATTCGTTCTTGGACAGTCGATACCGATAACTTTGTGGCTGTCTTTGCTTCCTGTTGTTCTTG GTGTATCAATGGCATCATTAACTGAGTTATCATTCAACTGGCTTGGTTTTATTAGTGCCATGATTTCGAACATCTCCTTCACGTATAGAAGTATATACTCGAAAAAAGCCATG ACCGATATGGATAGTACTAACTTGTACGCCTACATTTCCATCATTGCCCTCTTTGTTTGTATTCCACCTGCTATAATC TTGGAAGGACCACAACTCTTACAACACGGGTTCAATGATGCTATTGCTAAAGTGGGCTTGACTAAGTTCGTTACCGACCTCTTTTGGGTCGGAATGTTCTATCACCTCTACAATCag CTTGCAACCAACACACTTGAAAGGGTGGCGCCTCTTACTCATGCAGTCGGCAACGTTTTAAAACGGGTGTTTGTGATTGGTTTCTCAATCATTGTTTTCG GCAACAAGATTTCAACTCAAACAGCCATTGGTACATCTATTGCAATTGCTGGAGTTGCAATGTACTCGGTCATCAAGGCCAAAATTGAAGAAGAAAAACGG AATCTTAAATCGGCATGA
- the LOC139876717 gene encoding nudix hydrolase 15, mitochondrial-like, translating to MTNNTTDGSSSKLTALAQQLRRYKAPSGDDDLVSEVGFVESATPVVNQPPQRFKPKKAAVLICLFEGIDGFHVILTKRSATLSTHSGEVSLPGGKADEDDVDDADTATREAKEEIGLDPSLVNVVAFLEPFLSKHLLRVIPVIGILSDKSAFTPTPNVAEVDDVFDAPLEMFLKDVNRRCEEREWMGDRYLIHYFDYETGGKKYLIWGLTAGILIRAASIVYQRSPAFLEQLPKFKVPGVVDKDTIMP from the exons ATGACCAACAACACCACTGATGGTAGTTCATCAAAGTTAACGGCGTTAGCGCAGCAACTCCGCCGTTACAAGGCGCCGTCGGGTGACGACGATCTGGTATCTGAGGTGGGTTTTGTTGAATCTGCAACCCCAGTTGTTAATCAACCTCCTCAACGATTTAAACCCAAGAAAGCTGCCGTCTTGATTTGTCTTTTTGAAGGAATAGATGGTTTTCATGTGATTCTTACTAAAAGGTCTGCTACGCTCTCTACACATTCAG GTGAAGTTTCGTTACCCGGGGGAAAAGCAGACGAAGATGACGTGGATGATGCTGACACGGCAACACGGGAAGCCAAAGAAGAGATAGGGCTCGATCCGTCTCTTGTAAATGTTGTGGCTTTTCTTGAGCCATTTTTGTCCAAG CATCTTCTTAGAGTAATTCCTGTAATTGGGATATTATCTGATAAAAGTGCATTCACTCCAACTCCGAATGTTGCTGAGGTGGACGATGTTTTCGATGCTCCTTTGGAAATGTTCCTAAAG GATGTAAATCGAAGATGCGAAGAAAGAGAATGGATGGGAGATAGGTATCTGATTCATTACTTTGACTACGAAACGGGTGGTAAAAAATACCTGATTTGGGGTTTAACTGCCGGGATTTTGATCCGAGCTGCATCGATTGTGTACCAAAGGTCACCCGCTTTCCTTGAACAACTTCCTAAATTCAAGGTTCCCGGAGTAGTAGACAAGGATACTATAATGCCATAA